A portion of the Halopelagius inordinatus genome contains these proteins:
- a CDS encoding amidohydrolase family protein produces MLELEHGFRVVDVHARLDPDGESVSTRGREVGPERLERELHQAGVVKAVVSPGRRPEGMGYLRANNAVARLSVDRPFLAFARIDGPRDPSSRTAARLRNLTASRSESHADPEDVEKYGYDDRFYGFTLAPAVDGLPDEETFDRLEDVGLPLLVHAGADFPPAVAAETILRRDLPVILAGFGGFPLDRDLMNEAIEMLDDHDELYLDTSFVRYRDVLERALLEHPDRVLFGSGVPETHPNVGVMEILTLDVSEDAMRRAFSKNPARVVPELGPGED; encoded by the coding sequence ATGTTGGAGCTGGAACACGGGTTTCGGGTGGTGGACGTCCACGCCCGACTCGACCCCGACGGGGAGTCGGTATCGACCCGGGGGCGAGAGGTGGGGCCAGAGCGGTTAGAGCGGGAACTACATCAGGCGGGCGTGGTCAAAGCCGTCGTCTCGCCGGGGCGTCGGCCCGAGGGGATGGGGTACCTCCGCGCGAACAACGCCGTCGCTCGACTGAGCGTGGACCGGCCGTTCTTGGCGTTCGCGCGCATCGACGGGCCGCGTGACCCGAGCAGTCGGACGGCCGCGCGCCTCCGCAATCTCACGGCGTCGCGGTCGGAGTCGCACGCCGACCCCGAGGACGTCGAGAAGTACGGCTACGACGACCGATTCTACGGGTTCACGCTCGCGCCGGCGGTGGACGGCCTCCCCGACGAGGAGACGTTCGACCGGTTGGAGGACGTGGGGCTTCCCCTCCTCGTGCACGCGGGCGCGGATTTCCCGCCCGCCGTGGCGGCGGAGACCATCCTCCGGCGCGACCTACCGGTTATACTCGCCGGGTTCGGCGGGTTCCCGCTCGACCGCGACCTGATGAACGAGGCCATAGAGATGCTCGACGACCACGACGAACTCTACCTCGACACGAGTTTCGTCCGCTACCGCGACGTGTTAGAGCGCGCGCTCCTCGAACATCCGGACCGGGTGCTGTTCGGAAGCGGCGTCCCCGAGACGCACCCGAACGTCGGCGTCATGGAGATTCTGACGCTCGACGTCTCCGAAGACGCGATGCGACGAGCGTTCTCGAAAAATCCCGCGCGCGTCGTCCCCGAACTCGGTCCGGGCGAGGACTGA